The Actinomycetota bacterium genome has a window encoding:
- a CDS encoding ABC transporter ATP-binding protein: MTGFLVANDLRSGYGRIEVLRGVSLAAPAGRVVAVLGPNGVGKTTLMRVLAGSLPAWSGSIELDGQRIDGRSAYEVARAGVMLIPEGRGVFPGLTVAENIEIAANGRSRPERLDELFAMFPQLNDRLAQKAGTLSGGEQQMLALSRAFLGDPHVLLVDEISMGLAPNAVEMLFGALAHLKERGCTIVLVEQYLGYALRLADIVYVIAKGRVTFVGEPSEITEEGVLVGDST, translated from the coding sequence GTGACGGGATTCCTCGTCGCCAACGATCTGCGATCGGGGTACGGCCGGATCGAGGTGCTGCGCGGCGTGTCTCTCGCGGCGCCGGCCGGACGCGTCGTCGCCGTGCTCGGCCCCAACGGCGTCGGAAAGACGACGCTAATGCGCGTCCTTGCGGGAAGCCTTCCGGCCTGGAGCGGATCGATCGAACTGGACGGACAGCGCATCGACGGCCGTTCCGCATACGAGGTCGCGCGCGCGGGAGTGATGCTCATCCCCGAAGGCCGTGGGGTCTTCCCCGGACTCACCGTCGCGGAGAACATCGAGATCGCCGCGAACGGTCGCTCGCGCCCCGAGCGACTCGACGAGCTTTTCGCGATGTTCCCCCAACTCAATGACCGTCTCGCGCAAAAGGCCGGAACTCTGTCGGGCGGCGAGCAGCAAATGCTCGCGCTGAGCCGCGCGTTCCTCGGCGATCCGCACGTCCTGCTCGTCGACGAAATCTCGATGGGCCTAGCGCCCAACGCGGTCGAGATGCTGTTCGGCGCGCTGGCACACCTGAAAGAACGCGGCTGCACGATCGTGCTCGTCGAGCAGTACCTGGGCTACGCGCTGCGCCTCGCCGACATCGTCTACGTGATCGCCAAGGGCCGCGTCACCTTCGTCGGAGAACCGTCCGAAATCACTGAAGAGGGCGTGCTGGTGGGAGACTCCACCTGA